The following DNA comes from Bacteroidota bacterium.
GACGCTCACGTTGGCGACCTGGTGGAGGGGCATGTGTGATCCGTAATATTCCACCTTGATGCCGTCGAGCAGGGCGGTGGTCGCCTTGCCGGTCCGGATCTTCACCAGTTCAAGGCGCACGACTTCCGTCGCCTTGTGCATTTTTTCGTCTGTCTGCTTGAGGATTTCCTTGGTCATTCCGCCTCGCTTGGGATGTTCAACAGGTCAGGTCTTTTGCCGCCGCTTGCGCTTTCCCGCCTGGACCGTGCGGGCGGAAGAGACAATCGTGCCGAGCTTCTCTCCGCCGACGATCCGCTTCAAAGAGCCGGGGACATTCATGTTGAAGACGACGATCGGCATCGAGTTCTCCTTGCAGAGGGTGATCGCCGTCAGGTCCATCACTTTGAGATCTTTCTTCAGGACGTCCTGGTACGAGATCGCCCCGAATCTGTTCGCTTTCGGATTTTTCTCCGGATCGGAGGTGTAAATCCCGTCGACCCGGGTTCCCTTCATGATGACGTCCGCCCCGATCTCCACCGCCCGGAGCGCCGCGGCGGTGTCGGTCGTGAAATAGGCGTTGCCGGTGCCGGCGCCGAAGATCACGACGCGGCCTTTTTCGAGGTGGCGGATCGCCCTCCGCCGGATAAAGGGCTCGGCGATCTCCTCCATCTTAATGGAGCTGAGCAAACGGGTAAAGGTGCCCCGCCGCTCGAGCGCGCTCTGAAGCGCAAGTCCGTTCATGATTGTCGCGAGCATTCCCATCAGGTCGCCGGTGACTCTGTCGACACCGTCGGATGAGTTCTCGACCCCCCTGTAGATGTTGCCTCCCCCGATGACGATTCCGATCTCCACTCCCGACTGCTGGAGCTCCGCGATCTCCTCCGCGTACCGCTGAAGGACCCGGGGATCGATGCCGAAATCCTTCTCGCCCATGAGGGCTTCGCCGCTCACCTTCAGGAGAATGCGTTTATACTTCATCGAGACGCGTGCGGAACGTTATAGGATCGGTAGCCGCAAGCTTTAGCTTGCGGACTCTCCCCGCGGGAGTTTCACATGTGTTCAGGAACCGTTTTCGCCAAGATGGAACCGCCTGAACCTGCGGACCGTCACTTTCTCTCCGGTCTTCGCCGTCAGGTCGAGGATCAGGTCCTTCACGGTCTTTCCCGAATCGCGGATGAACGTTTGCTCGAGCAGGCAAACTTCCTGATAATATTTTTCCAATTTTCCGTTCGCGATCCGGTCGATCATCTGTTCCGGCTTTTTCTCGTTCCTGGCCTGCGTCCGGTAAATCTCCAGCTCGTGGTCGATGGTTTCACGGGCCACATCCTCCCGCGCGATGTAGCGCGGACTCATCGCCGCGATTTGCATCGCCAGGTCCCTCGCGAGCGCCCTGAAGTCGTCCGTCTTCGCGACGAAATCGGTCTCGCAATTCACCTCCACCATCGCGCCGATCCGCCCGCCCGCATGGATGTACGCTTCGACCAGCCCCTGGTTCGTTATCCTGTCGGCGCGTTTCTCGGCCGTCGCGGCCCCCTTCTTCCGGAGATAGTCGATGGCCTTTTCGAGGTTCCCCCCGGAGGCGGCCAGCGCCTGCTTGCAGTCCATCACTCCCGCGCCGGTCTTCTCGCGCAGCTCCTTCACATGTTCCGGTTTAATCTCAGCAGTCACAGTCGGATCTCATCCTTTCAAATGTTCATTCAGAAACGGCCTGGGTCTGCTCCCGGCCGGCATCCCCTTCCATTCCTTCGAGTTGTGCGTTTGTCCGCTCCGACCCTTCGAGGATCGCGGTCGCGAAGATCCTGGTGATCATCTGGACCGACTTGATGGCATCGTCGTTCGCGGGGATCGGATAATCGACTTCGGTGGGGTTGCAGTTCGTGTCCACGATCGCAAACACGGGAATCCCGAGCCGCTTCGCCTCCTTCACGGCGATCTCCTCCTTCTTGATGTCGACGACATAGAGGGCGCCGGGGAGCCTCGTCATTTCGACGACGCCGGAAAGAACTTTCGCGAGCTTTTCCTTTTCGCGGTCGAGGACGAGCGCTTCCTTTTTCGTAATCTTGTCGTACGTCCCGTCGGTCTCCATCTTCTCGATGTTGGTCAGGCGCTTGACGCTCTTGCGGATCGTCGTGAAATTCGTCAGCATCCCGCCCAGCCAGCGCTCCGAAACGTAAAACTGGCGGCAGCGCTTCGCTTCCTCCTCGATCACCAGGCTCGCCTGTTTTTTCGTTCCCACAAGGAGGACGCGCCTTCCGTCCGCGATGATGCCGGAGACGGCGTTGCAGGCCGCTTCGAGAAGCTCTTGTGTTTTCTTGAGGTCGATGATGTGGATACCGTTCCGTTCCATGAATATGAACGGCTTCATCTTGGGGTTCCATCGGCGGGTCAGGTGCCCGAAATGGGCGCCTGCTTCGATCAGGTCTGTCAGTTCAACGCGTGGCATACCAGCGGTACTCCTTTATGTCAGTTGGCTCTTCTACTCCCGTCATCTTCCGCCGGAATCGGCCGCCTGCGACGCAGGCGAACGCGACACTGCCGACGGAATCAGAGAGTATGATTGATTACGGCTAACGCTTCGAGAACTGGAACCTCTTGCGCGCCTTCTTTTGACCGTACTTCTTTCGCTCCACCATCCTCGGGTCGCGCGTCATCAGGCTGTCGACGCGCAGCTTCGACCGGAGGTCCCCGTTGAGCTCGACGAGCGCGCGGGAGATTCCGAGCTTCACCGCCCCCGCCTGCCCCGAAAGGCCGCCTCCCCGGACGTTTGCGACGACGTCATACTTGCCGACCGTCTCCGTCACGGCAAACGGCAACAGCACCTCGCTTCGCATCGTATCGACCGGGAAATAATGTTCCAGCGCCCTGCGGTTGACCGTGATGGTGCCCGAACCGGGCTTGAGCACCACGCGGGCCACCGATGTCTTCCGGCGTCCGATCGTGATGATCTGGTGAGAATGTGTGATCATGAACGCTCCTCGGTTTTCAAGTTCCTATAAATCCAATTTCAGCGGCTCGGGTTTCTGAGCGGCGTGGGGATGGGCGGCGTCCCGGTACACTTTCAGTTTTTTGATCACATTCGCGCCGAGCCTGTTGTGCGGGATCATTCCCTTCACGGCGTGCATCACGATGCGCTCGGGGTTGGTCTTCATCAATTCCTTGAACGACTCGACAGTCGCCCCGCCCGGGTAACCGGTGTAATGAAAGTAGGTCTTCAGCTCGGTGCGCCGGCCGAGGACCTTCACTTTTCCCGCGTTCACGATGACGACGAAGTCGCCGCAATCGCTGTTGGGCGTGAAGACGGGCTTGTGCTTGCCGCGCAAGACGTGCGCGACACGGCTCGCGATCCGGCCGAGGGTCTGGCCGCTTGCGTCCACCACATACCATTTCCGTTCAACTTCTTGTTGCGTGAACGAGTGCGTTAACCTCTGTCCCAGTGCCACTGAAATGTCCTCAAAAATTGTTCAATCACGCGGAATCGGATCGGCGTACCTGACTCAGCCGGGGGGCTGAAGCCTCTTAAGCTACTGAAAAATTGGCTAAAAGGCAAGGGGAAAAATGGGAATCCGCCAGTTTGGCCCTCTTCCTCCCCGCTCGCCATCCTGAGCACATTCGCTTCGCTCAGTGTAAACCCCGCGAAGGATCTCCCGCCATTTAAAAGCGAAAAAGCCAGATCCTTCGGTCGCTACGCTCCCTCAGGATGACAAATAACAGGAAAATGCGACACCACCGGAATAACGGAAAAATCCTTGCTTGAATCTGAACAGGAGACTTTGTAGATTAACCCGTGCTCCGGATCCAACCAGAATTTCACCACCTATTTTCGGCGGGAACGCGATGAACATCCTCGTGGTCGACGACGAACGCGAATACAGAACTCTCGTGGGCAACTTCCTGGAGGATCAGGGTTGGACGGTATTCCTCGCAGGGGACGGCCAGGAGGGGATGGATACGCTCTACCGTGAAAAGATCGACATCATCGTGTCGGACATCTACATGCCGGTCATGGACGGGTTGAAGTTCCACCGTTCCGTGAGGGGGAACGCCAAGTTCGCGGAGATACCGTTCCTCTTCGTCTCCGCGTTCGACGACCCGCACACGATGGACGCGATCAAGAACCCGAGGATCGACGGCTTTTCGAGGAAGGGACGGCCGGTGGCCGACCTGAAGTCGTGGATACAGTATCTCCTGACCCCGGTGGACAAAAGACCCCCCACTCCCCCGGGAGAATCCACCCGCTCCACCGGCAGAGAATGGCGGCGCGATCTCCCGCGCACCAGGAGAAGGTAAGACTCTCTAAAGCTGTTGCTCTGCGTGGTAGGAGCTCCGCACGAGCGGTCCCGACTCCACGTGCCGGAAACCCATCTTCAGTCCCTCCTCTTTCAGCATCCTGAACTCATCCGGGTCCACGAATCGGTCGACCGGCAGATGGTCTCGTGTCGGTTGAAGGTATTGCCCGAGAGTCAGAATCCGGCACTCGACCTCCCTGAGGTCATTCAGGACATCGAACACCTCGTTCATACTCTCCCCGATTCCCAGCATCAGCCCCGTCTTTGTCGCGAACCCCCGTCTCCGGGCGCGATCGAGCAATTGAAGCGAGCGTTCGTATTTCGCCTGCGGCCTCACCGTTGGGTAGAGCCGGGGGACAGTTTCCATGTTGTGGTTGAGGATGTCGGGCAGCGCGTCGAGCACTATATCGAGCGCGAACTCATCCCCCCGGAAGTCCGGAATCAGGACCTCGATCGTAACACCCGGGCTTGCCGCGCGGACCTCTCGTATCGTCTCGGCGAAGATCTGGGCGCCTCCGTCGTAGAGTTCGTCCCTGTTGACCGACGTGATCACCGCATGGCGCAATCCCAGGAGTGCGACGGCCTCCGCGACGCGGCGAGGTTCGTCCCCGTCAAGCTCCTCCGGCTTCCCGGTTTTCACCGCGCAGAAACCGCAGCTCCGCGTGCAGACGTCGCCGAGAATCATGAAGGTGGCGGTCCCGTTGTTCCAGCATTCGCCCGTGTTCGGACAGCGGGCTTCCTGGCAGACGGTGTGCAGCCGGTGCGAGTCGACGATGTTCTTCAGGCGGGCATACCGCTCTCCCCCCGGAATCCGGGCCTTGAGCCAGGGGGGCCT
Coding sequences within:
- the rplM gene encoding 50S ribosomal protein L13; the protein is MALGQRLTHSFTQQEVERKWYVVDASGQTLGRIASRVAHVLRGKHKPVFTPNSDCGDFVVIVNAGKVKVLGRRTELKTYFHYTGYPGGATVESFKELMKTNPERIVMHAVKGMIPHNRLGANVIKKLKVYRDAAHPHAAQKPEPLKLDL
- the pyrH gene encoding UMP kinase yields the protein MKYKRILLKVSGEALMGEKDFGIDPRVLQRYAEEIAELQQSGVEIGIVIGGGNIYRGVENSSDGVDRVTGDLMGMLATIMNGLALQSALERRGTFTRLLSSIKMEEIAEPFIRRRAIRHLEKGRVVIFGAGTGNAYFTTDTAAALRAVEIGADVIMKGTRVDGIYTSDPEKNPKANRFGAISYQDVLKKDLKVMDLTAITLCKENSMPIVVFNMNVPGSLKRIVGGEKLGTIVSSARTVQAGKRKRRQKT
- the lipA gene encoding lipoyl synthase — encoded protein: MDFIIQEIAPPSSATGGQPAAQPPGRRPPWLKARIPGGERYARLKNIVDSHRLHTVCQEARCPNTGECWNNGTATFMILGDVCTRSCGFCAVKTGKPEELDGDEPRRVAEAVALLGLRHAVITSVNRDELYDGGAQIFAETIREVRAASPGVTIEVLIPDFRGDEFALDIVLDALPDILNHNMETVPRLYPTVRPQAKYERSLQLLDRARRRGFATKTGLMLGIGESMNEVFDVLNDLREVECRILTLGQYLQPTRDHLPVDRFVDPDEFRMLKEEGLKMGFRHVESGPLVRSSYHAEQQL
- a CDS encoding response regulator, whose product is MNILVVDDEREYRTLVGNFLEDQGWTVFLAGDGQEGMDTLYREKIDIIVSDIYMPVMDGLKFHRSVRGNAKFAEIPFLFVSAFDDPHTMDAIKNPRIDGFSRKGRPVADLKSWIQYLLTPVDKRPPTPPGESTRSTGREWRRDLPRTRRR
- the rpsB gene encoding 30S ribosomal protein S2, with protein sequence MPRVELTDLIEAGAHFGHLTRRWNPKMKPFIFMERNGIHIIDLKKTQELLEAACNAVSGIIADGRRVLLVGTKKQASLVIEEEAKRCRQFYVSERWLGGMLTNFTTIRKSVKRLTNIEKMETDGTYDKITKKEALVLDREKEKLAKVLSGVVEMTRLPGALYVVDIKKEEIAVKEAKRLGIPVFAIVDTNCNPTEVDYPIPANDDAIKSVQMITRIFATAILEGSERTNAQLEGMEGDAGREQTQAVSE
- the tsf gene encoding translation elongation factor Ts encodes the protein MKPEHVKELREKTGAGVMDCKQALAASGGNLEKAIDYLRKKGAATAEKRADRITNQGLVEAYIHAGGRIGAMVEVNCETDFVAKTDDFRALARDLAMQIAAMSPRYIAREDVARETIDHELEIYRTQARNEKKPEQMIDRIANGKLEKYYQEVCLLEQTFIRDSGKTVKDLILDLTAKTGEKVTVRRFRRFHLGENGS
- the rpsI gene encoding 30S ribosomal protein S9: MITHSHQIITIGRRKTSVARVVLKPGSGTITVNRRALEHYFPVDTMRSEVLLPFAVTETVGKYDVVANVRGGGLSGQAGAVKLGISRALVELNGDLRSKLRVDSLMTRDPRMVERKKYGQKKARKRFQFSKR